The Hyphomicrobiales bacterium genome has a window encoding:
- the olsB gene encoding L-ornithine N(alpha)-acyltransferase, whose amino-acid sequence MALHVSESENALPSRLSAGKRFSPFAPLRLIAGGTIRRFGAEPGEAPPLSGTLGRIGSLEVRLARGPREIWRAQRLRYRVFYQEMSAKPDVVSRMFRRDADRFDKACDHLLVIDHAARGRFGGIKPKVVGTYRLMRQSAAERLGGFYTQSEFDLAPLLVRHPGQRFLELGRSCVLKPYRTKRTVELLWSGIWAYLQHHRIDAMFGCASFDGTDPDALALPLSFLHHQARSEGDWAATAHAEHFVGMDRLPAEMVDAKLALKQMPPLIKGYLRLGARFGTGAVIDRQFGTTDVLVVLPVSAIDKRYADYYGGETPRHAA is encoded by the coding sequence CCGCTGCGGCTGATTGCCGGTGGAACGATCCGCCGTTTCGGGGCCGAGCCCGGCGAGGCGCCGCCGCTTTCGGGCACGCTCGGCCGGATCGGCTCGCTCGAGGTTCGTCTGGCGCGGGGGCCGCGCGAGATCTGGCGCGCGCAGCGCCTGCGCTACCGCGTTTTCTATCAGGAGATGTCGGCCAAGCCCGACGTGGTGTCGCGGATGTTCCGTCGCGATGCCGATCGTTTCGACAAGGCTTGCGACCACCTTCTGGTCATCGACCATGCGGCGCGCGGCCGCTTCGGCGGCATCAAGCCCAAGGTCGTCGGCACTTACCGGCTGATGCGCCAGAGTGCTGCCGAGCGGCTGGGCGGCTTCTACACCCAGAGCGAGTTCGATCTGGCGCCGTTGCTCGTGCGCCATCCAGGCCAGCGTTTCCTGGAGCTCGGCCGCTCCTGCGTGCTGAAGCCCTACCGCACCAAGCGGACGGTGGAGCTGCTTTGGTCGGGCATCTGGGCCTATCTCCAGCATCACCGCATCGATGCGATGTTCGGCTGCGCCTCCTTCGACGGTACCGACCCCGACGCGCTGGCACTGCCGCTGAGCTTCCTGCACCATCAGGCCCGCTCCGAGGGCGATTGGGCGGCGACCGCGCATGCCGAGCATTTCGTCGGCATGGACCGGCTTCCGGCAGAGATGGTCGACGCCAAGCTCGCCCTCAAGCAGATGCCGCCGCTGATCAAGGGCTATCTGCGGCTCGGCGCGCGTTTCGGCACGGGTGCCGTCATCGACCGCCAGTTCGGCACCACCGACGTGCTCGTCGTCCTGCCCGTCTCGGCGATCGACAAGCGCTACGCCGACTATTATGGCGGCGAAACACCCCGCCACGCCGCTTGA
- a CDS encoding MFS transporter encodes MPDDQHAQPTADVVEAELASEGIGPAQTRVSPFVPLQQPIFRAVWFASLASNFGGLIQAVGASWMMASISPSAEMVALVQSSTTLPVMLFSLAAGAIADNYDRRKILLTAQVFMLLVSVGLAVCAWFGLINPWLLLTFTFLIGCGTALNNPAWQSSVGDMVPRRDVPAAVTLNSVAFNIARSVGPAIGGAIVAAAGAVAAFAINAFSYIPLLVVLARWQPPKVERLLPRETLLIAMSAGVRYVAMSPNIRAVILRAFVYGFGAIVGLALLPLIARDLVRGGPLTYGVLLGAFGAGAVAGAFMSARLRRAMSTEALVRSTFSAYAVGVIFVALSTAMPLAMVGLFVCGACWVLALSTFNATVQLSAPRWVVGRALATYQMAAFGGMATGSWAWGRLAQHFGVEKALLISAVTLLAGAALGLRYRLPPLEALNLDPLSRWREPKVAVDIEPRSGPVIVTIEYIVKPEDVVAFLTVMAERRRIRRRDGARHWTLLRDLTDPTLWIERYDSPTWVEYVRQNQRVTQADAEIGERVRALHSGPNPPVVHRMIERQTASLPQALTARPTLADSLNDPARPA; translated from the coding sequence ATGCCTGACGATCAGCACGCCCAGCCCACGGCCGATGTCGTAGAAGCCGAGTTGGCCTCGGAAGGCATCGGGCCAGCGCAGACCCGGGTCTCGCCCTTCGTCCCGCTGCAGCAGCCGATCTTCCGTGCCGTCTGGTTTGCCAGCCTCGCCTCGAATTTCGGCGGCCTGATCCAGGCCGTCGGCGCCTCCTGGATGATGGCTTCGATCTCACCCTCGGCCGAGATGGTGGCCCTGGTACAGTCCTCCACGACGCTGCCGGTGATGCTGTTCTCGCTCGCGGCCGGCGCCATCGCCGATAATTACGACCGGCGCAAGATTCTGCTGACCGCGCAGGTTTTCATGCTGCTGGTCTCCGTCGGGTTGGCGGTCTGTGCCTGGTTCGGCCTGATCAACCCCTGGCTCCTCCTGACCTTCACCTTCCTGATCGGCTGCGGCACCGCGCTCAACAATCCGGCTTGGCAATCCTCGGTCGGCGACATGGTGCCGCGCCGCGACGTGCCGGCGGCGGTCACGCTGAACAGCGTCGCCTTCAACATCGCCCGCAGCGTCGGCCCGGCCATCGGCGGCGCCATCGTCGCGGCCGCCGGCGCTGTCGCCGCCTTCGCCATCAACGCCTTCAGCTATATCCCGCTGCTCGTGGTGCTGGCGCGCTGGCAGCCGCCCAAGGTCGAGCGCCTCCTGCCGCGCGAGACGCTGCTGATCGCGATGAGCGCTGGCGTGCGCTATGTCGCGATGTCGCCGAACATCCGCGCCGTCATCCTGCGCGCGTTCGTCTATGGCTTCGGCGCCATCGTCGGGCTGGCGCTGCTGCCACTGATCGCCCGCGATCTCGTCCGGGGCGGGCCGCTCACCTATGGCGTTCTGCTCGGCGCGTTCGGCGCGGGGGCGGTGGCCGGCGCTTTCATGAGCGCGCGGCTGCGGCGTGCGATGAGCACCGAGGCTCTGGTTCGTTCCACCTTCTCCGCCTATGCCGTCGGCGTGATCTTCGTGGCGCTCAGCACCGCCATGCCGCTCGCCATGGTCGGGCTTTTCGTCTGCGGCGCCTGCTGGGTTCTGGCGCTCTCGACCTTCAACGCCACGGTCCAGCTTTCGGCGCCGCGCTGGGTCGTGGGCCGGGCGCTGGCGACCTACCAGATGGCGGCCTTCGGCGGCATGGCGACCGGCAGCTGGGCCTGGGGGCGCCTGGCGCAGCATTTCGGCGTCGAGAAGGCCCTGCTGATCTCTGCCGTCACGCTGCTGGCCGGCGCCGCGCTCGGCCTGCGCTATCGGCTGCCGCCGCTGGAAGCGCTCAATCTCGACCCGCTCAGCCGCTGGCGCGAACCGAAGGTCGCGGTCGACATCGAGCCGCGCTCCGGCCCGGTGATCGTGACGATCGAATACATCGTCAAGCCCGAGGACGTCGTCGCCTTCCTGACCGTGATGGCGGAACGGCGCCGCATCCGGCGCCGCGACGGCGCCCGGCACTGGACCCTGCTGCGCGACCTGACCGATCCGACGCTCTGGATCGAGCGCTACGACAGCCCGACCTGGGTCGAATATGTCCGGCAGAACCAGCGCGTCACCCAGGCCGATGCCGAGATCGGCGAGCGGGTGCGCGCGCTCCATAGCGGCCCGAATCCGCCGGTTGTTCACCGCATGATCGAGCGGCAGACCGCGTCCCTGCCGCAAGCGCTGACGGCGCGCCCGACCCTCGCCGACTCGCTCAACGACCCGGCGCGGCCGGCTTGA
- the queG gene encoding Epoxyqueuosine reductase encodes MNAEKLKRAVAERALSEGFAVMRVASADAIPEAPERLEAWLASGYQGEMGWMAERRAERADPRRLWGEVRSVVMLGMNYAGEGDPLAMLAEPDKAAISLYARRRDYHDVIKGKLKSVAGLLAARGGADVKVFVDTAPVMEKPLAQAAGLGWQGKHTVLVSREHGSWLLLGAIYTTAELPADAAERDHCGSCRRCLDICPTEAFPAPYQLDARRCIAYLTIEHAGHIDAALRPGIGNRVFGCDDCLAVCPWNKFAQTAQETRLALKGELDGLDLAALARLDDAAFRSLFAGTPVKRTGRDRFLRNVLIAVGNSGRTALVESALPHLADPSPLVRAMAVWALGRLDAEQAGQLALERLADETDPQVRAEWRALMPQTEDAA; translated from the coding sequence TTGAACGCCGAGAAGCTCAAGCGCGCCGTCGCCGAGCGCGCCCTGAGCGAGGGCTTCGCCGTGATGCGCGTCGCCTCGGCCGATGCCATTCCCGAAGCGCCGGAGCGTCTCGAAGCCTGGCTCGCCAGCGGCTATCAGGGCGAGATGGGCTGGATGGCGGAGCGCCGCGCCGAGCGCGCCGATCCGCGCCGCCTGTGGGGCGAGGTGCGCTCCGTCGTCATGCTCGGCATGAACTATGCCGGCGAAGGCGATCCCCTCGCCATGCTGGCTGAGCCCGACAAGGCGGCGATCTCGCTCTATGCGCGCCGGCGCGACTATCACGACGTCATCAAGGGCAAGCTGAAGAGCGTGGCGGGGTTGCTCGCCGCGCGCGGCGGCGCCGACGTCAAGGTCTTCGTCGATACCGCCCCCGTCATGGAGAAGCCGCTCGCACAGGCGGCCGGCCTCGGCTGGCAGGGCAAGCATACCGTTCTGGTCTCGCGCGAGCACGGCTCATGGCTGCTGCTCGGCGCGATCTACACCACGGCCGAACTGCCGGCCGATGCGGCCGAGCGCGACCATTGCGGCTCCTGCCGGCGCTGCCTCGACATCTGCCCGACCGAGGCCTTCCCGGCGCCCTATCAGCTCGATGCGCGGCGCTGCATCGCCTATCTCACCATCGAGCATGCCGGCCATATCGATGCGGCCTTGCGGCCCGGCATCGGCAACCGCGTCTTCGGCTGCGACGACTGCCTCGCCGTCTGCCCCTGGAACAAGTTCGCGCAGACAGCGCAGGAAACCCGCCTCGCCCTCAAGGGCGAGCTCGACGGGCTGGATCTCGCCGCGCTCGCCCGCCTCGACGATGCCGCGTTCCGCAGCCTCTTCGCCGGAACGCCGGTGAAGCGCACCGGCCGCGACCGCTTCCTGCGCAATGTGCTGATCGCCGTCGGCAATAGCGGCCGGACGGCGCTCGTCGAAAGCGCCCTGCCCCATCTCGCCGATCCCTCGCCGCTCGTCCGCGCCATGGCGGTCTGGGCGCTGGGCCGGCTCGACGCCGAACAAGCCGGCCAGCTCGCCCTTGAGCGACTCGCCGATGAAACCGACCCGCAGGTGCGTGCCGAATGGCGCGCGCTCATGCCCCAGACGGAAGACGCCGCATGA
- the fzlA gene encoding FtsZ-localized protein A, translating into MATLYHYPLCPHSRFIRLALSEFGMEAELVEERVWERRREFIELNTAGTTPVFQEQNGLAVPGAGPIAEYLDETRGLALGDRRLLPEGPGERVEIRRLLDWFNLKFHEEITGPLVLEKVMKRFMSRDEGGGPPEMSAIRAARANVRYHLRYISWLLAKRNWLGGAELSYADLAAAAHLSCVDYLGDVPWEEDEAARSWYARIKSRPSFRPLLSDRVPGMAPSAHYDNLDF; encoded by the coding sequence ATGGCGACCCTGTACCACTACCCGCTATGCCCGCATTCGCGTTTCATCCGTCTCGCGCTGAGCGAGTTCGGCATGGAGGCCGAACTGGTCGAGGAGCGCGTCTGGGAGCGGCGACGAGAATTCATCGAGCTCAACACGGCGGGAACCACCCCCGTCTTTCAGGAGCAGAACGGGCTCGCCGTGCCCGGCGCAGGGCCGATCGCGGAGTATCTCGACGAGACCCGCGGGTTGGCCCTGGGCGATCGCCGCCTCCTGCCGGAAGGCCCGGGCGAACGCGTCGAGATCCGCCGCCTGCTCGACTGGTTCAATCTCAAGTTCCACGAGGAGATCACCGGCCCGCTCGTGCTGGAAAAGGTGATGAAGCGGTTCATGAGCCGCGACGAGGGCGGCGGCCCGCCGGAAATGAGCGCTATCCGCGCAGCGCGCGCCAATGTGCGCTATCATCTGCGCTATATTTCCTGGCTTCTGGCCAAGCGGAACTGGCTCGGGGGGGCTGAGCTGAGCTATGCCGATCTCGCGGCAGCGGCGCATCTGTCCTGCGTCGACTATCTCGGCGACGTGCCCTGGGAAGAGGATGAGGCGGCTCGCTCATGGTATGCGAGGATCAAGTCGAGACCGAGCTTCCGGCCGCTGCTGAGCGACCGCGTGCCCGGCATGGCTCCGAGCGCCCATTACGACAATCTGGATTTTTGA
- the uppP gene encoding Undecaprenyl-diphosphatase: MQNLIEAFVLGIVEGLTEFLPVSSTGHLLLLGHFLGFESNGKTFEVLVQLGAILAILLVYFRRLLDIALRLPTDPSARRFVIGVLIAFLPAAVIGAILHGFIKTVLFNPFIVCCTLIAGGLILLVVDELELQEKHNDATAFPLPMYFKIGLIQCLAMIPGVSRSGSTIVGAMLLGASKRAAAEFSFFLAMPTMAGAFAYDLLKSYKFLTFDDGILIVVGFVAAFFSALIVVRSFLDFVSKRGFAPFAWWRITVGMVGLAGLWIVG, encoded by the coding sequence ATGCAGAACCTGATCGAAGCTTTCGTCCTCGGCATCGTCGAGGGCCTGACCGAGTTCCTGCCCGTATCCTCGACAGGACACCTGCTGCTGCTGGGGCATTTCCTCGGCTTCGAGTCGAACGGAAAGACCTTCGAGGTGCTGGTGCAGCTCGGCGCGATCCTGGCGATCCTGCTGGTCTATTTCCGGCGCCTGCTCGATATCGCGCTGAGGCTGCCGACGGACCCGTCCGCCCGGCGCTTCGTCATCGGCGTGCTGATCGCCTTCCTGCCGGCGGCGGTCATCGGTGCCATCCTGCACGGCTTCATCAAGACGGTGCTGTTCAACCCCTTCATCGTCTGCTGCACGCTGATCGCCGGCGGCCTCATCCTGCTCGTCGTCGACGAACTCGAATTGCAGGAGAAGCACAACGACGCCACGGCCTTCCCGCTGCCGATGTATTTCAAGATCGGCCTGATCCAGTGCCTGGCGATGATCCCCGGCGTCTCGCGCTCCGGCTCGACCATCGTCGGCGCCATGCTGCTCGGCGCCAGCAAGCGCGCGGCGGCCGAGTTTTCCTTCTTTCTCGCCATGCCGACCATGGCGGGCGCCTTCGCCTATGATTTGCTGAAGAGCTACAAATTCCTGACCTTCGACGACGGAATCCTGATCGTGGTGGGGTTCGTCGCGGCCTTCTTCTCGGCGCTGATCGTGGTTCGCAGCTTCCTCGACTTCGTCTCGAAGCGCGGCTTCGCCCCTTTCGCCTGGTGGCGCATCACCGTCGGCATGGTGGGGCTCGCCGGTCTTTGGATCGTCGGTTGA
- a CDS encoding NAD(P)-dependent oxidoreductase, which produces MNILILGLGYSAGFFARAALARGWAVTGTVRSAEKAAELSREGIRTLVFGGFAVSSALAKAVAEADAVLVSVQPAEDGDPALGPLRAALMAAPNLRWIGYLSTIGVYGDQGGAWIDEATPPAPTNARTRQRVEIEEAWLELGRDSGKPVQIFRLSGIYGPGRNAITKLRAGTANRLIKPGQVFNRIHVDDIAGVLMASLAQPRQGAIYNVTDDEPGPPQDVITFAADLTGLTPPPEIPFEQAQLSPMAASFYGESKRVSNALVKREFGYAFRYPTYREALRALAEAGE; this is translated from the coding sequence ATGAACATCCTGATCCTCGGCCTCGGCTATTCGGCCGGGTTCTTTGCGCGCGCCGCGCTGGCACGGGGCTGGGCGGTGACGGGCACCGTCCGCTCGGCCGAGAAGGCGGCCGAGCTCAGCCGCGAGGGTATCCGGACGCTGGTCTTCGGCGGTTTCGCGGTCTCGTCGGCACTCGCCAAGGCCGTGGCTGAAGCCGATGCCGTGCTGGTCTCGGTGCAGCCGGCGGAGGATGGCGACCCGGCGCTCGGCCCCTTGCGCGCGGCGCTGATGGCGGCGCCGAACCTGCGCTGGATCGGCTATCTCTCGACGATCGGCGTCTATGGCGACCAGGGCGGCGCCTGGATCGACGAAGCGACGCCGCCCGCACCGACCAATGCCCGTACCCGCCAGCGCGTCGAGATCGAGGAGGCCTGGCTTGAGCTCGGGCGCGACAGCGGCAAGCCGGTGCAGATCTTCCGCCTCTCCGGCATCTACGGCCCCGGCCGCAACGCCATCACCAAGCTGCGCGCCGGGACCGCGAACCGGCTGATCAAGCCGGGGCAGGTGTTCAACCGCATCCATGTCGACGACATCGCCGGCGTGCTGATGGCTTCGCTGGCCCAGCCGCGCCAGGGCGCGATCTATAACGTCACCGATGACGAACCCGGCCCGCCGCAGGATGTCATCACCTTCGCGGCGGATTTGACCGGCCTCACGCCGCCGCCCGAAATCCCGTTCGAGCAGGCGCAGCTCTCGCCGATGGCGGCAAGCTTCTATGGCGAGAGCAAGCGCGTCTCGAACGCGCTGGTGAAGCGGGAGTTCGGCTACGCCTTCCGCTACCCGACCTATCGCGAGGCGCTCCGCGCCCTGGCCGAAGCCGGCGAATAA